In Chelmon rostratus isolate fCheRos1 chromosome 21, fCheRos1.pri, whole genome shotgun sequence, the genomic window CAGAGAGCATTTGTTCAGCCGCTCTGCAGAGGAGCATCCTTCAGTCGAGAGGCCACCGCTACGGGCCAACGGTTTCTATATCAAAGTGATTTAATTTTCCACTCAATAAAATCAGTCATCAGCACCAGAGCCGATACCACCATCGCTCTGCAATCCGCCTGCGTCCGAGCCGCGCTCGGAGTTCTGCTCCGACAAAACCGAGGGAGCATCGTCTCAGAGAAAATGATGCTCGACACCTCTTCGCTAGTTTGGCTACAACACACGCATGATGTATCTGACAAGGGTGTGTGTTAACAACTTTAGGAAAATAATCTAAAACTTGAGCAACTGTTGCAAAGTAATCTAAAACATTCATGTGAGCAATGAATGAAGTCAGACAAAATCAGTCCAGTCCAGCCTTTGCAAAGACCACGTCCTGTGCGGTCCTGATCGATGAAACCGACCACAAAAATCTAATAATTTAACAGTATCTAATCGCCGTGCAGAAGATGTAAGTGAGCAACGCGAGGCGCAGAATGATTGATAAGCGAAGGGGTGAGAAAGTGAACGAAAGAGCCCGTCATTCGATATGCCATCTGTGGTCAGGGTCTGTACCTCTTCCCAGATGGCTTTGAACGCCGGCGTGACAGTCTGAAGAGTGATTTCCCTCTCACCAGTGATTTTGGCAAAGGTAATGTACTCACTGAGTGAAACAGAATCTTGATGTATCTTATTTAATAGAACGAGTGATGGACGACGGCCCTGAGAAGATCAGATCACCCCTTTTGTCCTTCTCGGGATCTTGTAGCCACCCTGACACGTGGGACTGTCTCCCCCTCAGCAGGGACTGTTCTGGGCTCTCGTAACATTCTCAATCAAACTCTAATTTCTATTAAAGATGTGACATTAAGAGCTCCAGAACTATTTTAAGCCCTGAGAGATGCAGTTTTTACTTCCTTTCAACTAAATTGCTGTTGCTAGGCAATTTTAGCCAAAACTCTGCTCAGTGGATTGAATTGTGGGCTAtttgttgcctggcaacattAGCTAATTGGACATTCTATGACAGAGCATTCGGAGCCGCACGGCTCTCGCTGACTTCAACAACATAACTGTTTCTCAGCAGATAAGGAGGGACGGCAGAGAAAGCTGATCTCCAGTCAGCGTACGGAGAATCTTCCCTTCCTGCCCCGCGCGTCTCTGCGGCAGCCCCCTCAGCTCAGACAAGCTCATTAGTGTTGTTTGATTTAACGTGAGTGATCCGTGCGGGTGCTGTGGTGATAGGGAGGCACCTGGCAACACAAATATCACAGCCAGGAGAGATCATCACAAATATTTCTTGTTGCAAAAACCCCTCagagctggagtgtgtgtgaggcagagcGACTCTGTCTGACTGAGTATCatgagagtttgtgtgtgcagccttcctgtctatttgtgtgtgtgtgtgtgtgtgtgtgtgtgtgtgtgtgtgtgtgtgtgtgtgtgtgtgtgtgtgcctctgcaTGCGAGGTAACCACATCCTCATACCTGGCAGCACCTCATAGatatcctcttcctcctcgtcgACCTCCCCCGtctcctgccctcctccccATTTGCCGCTCGGAGGGGCCTGGGCGGCACCGAGCCGAGGCGGGGGAGGGCCGGTCACCCCCTCAATGTCATCATaggtctcctcttcctcctcctcttcatcatcgaCGGGGATGACGGCGGAGCTGAGATCTACGAGGGAAGGGGAGACAGCGTGATGGGCGGCGTTAGCGTGAAGATGGAGCACAGCGtggcacaaagacacaaacatgcattaaaGGGTGAAGTAAGAGAAATGCTGGAACGGCCGGGACTGCACGACAGGCAGGACACGTGCCGAACAGCAGCAGCGTAGGGTGGAGGTCTGCAAACAACAATCATTTACACTATCCATCAATgggttttaatttttttaatcaagcaATTAATTACTCATTCTGAAACAGTAAAAACTGGCCGCTATAATTTCCCAGAGGCCAAGACGACTTGACTTGACGTCTTCAAACTGCTTCAAGCCTAAATAAAGTTCATGTACATTTATATCAAGTCAGAACCAGCAAATGAACTAAATCATCTCTCATCAACTGCTGTCGATGGACTCCTCTTTGGCTCTCagaccccctccctccatcctctgcaTCTCTGTTTATCATTAACATCTGAATGTCGGGTTGTCTGTTGGCTCGCTGTTTTAAAAACTACTCGACCATcccaggagaaaaaaaacaccccgTCTGGCCCTGAGATGTTCAGGAAGAACCTCCAGTCAGAGCCAAACAGCTGCTTTTAGCTGCAATGCTGCTCATAGATGGACATAACTCCCTGATAATCtcaaagccccccccccccccccccccccctttgattggtctctctgctgcattttggGGATCACAGCACTGGTCTATTATATTTGGAGTTGATTTAatcttttgttctttatttcacttcagtttGAAAATATAattcttaatttattttcttattgtttttgaaATCTATTCTCATGCTTTGCTTGGCCTAcgtgaagcactttgaattgtATCTGTGCTTGAAATGCGCTTCATAAAAGAAATCCTTAAGACACATTATACAGTATACAACCACAGCTTGCActcttcctgtctgtatctCTGCCATCACTATCAAATACAACATGGTAAAAATAATCCGAAGCCAGCCTCGTTCTCAGGTAAATCATCATCTATACGTTCTGGATCAGACTGCAGTTTGTAGTAAAACTGGGCTGGGAGGCAGtaagacaaactgcagagtGTCTGTTACTTCCCGCAAATCAGTGGGCCGGCCCGAGCCCATTTTAGAGTAGACGGGGCTCGACTGCTCGCTCAGATGGAGGAGCCGTCTCATTGCAGGCGACTGGCCGCTGCAACGCGGGGTATCAGGTCCTCCGCCGTACACCGGCGGCCCAGCAGAAATCAATGTCACTGGAGGATAACCAGAACATCTACCAATCAATTTCCTGTAAGCTGGAATTCAGTAGGAGGGTTAGAGGAGGAGTGgcggggggtggggtggagAAGAACTAGAGCTACATGATGGTGCACATGACATGGCGGGTGACACATCGAATGAGGAGATTCAGGACTCGCGTGCTCGTCTTCGTGATGGATCGGCCGGTTTTCATCGGAGTCAGAGATGATAAAGGGCTCCCTTTCACTTCTGACCTTTCTGCCCCCCCACAAACACGAGCAAACTTTGAGAACAAAGGAGGTTGGACGGTTTAAACTGCTTTAACTGTATTTTCCAGTTGACCTATGTGgcttttaaaaagtcagttttAAGTCAATCTTATTTCTACAGCCTCACATCCGTTTGTCTGCAGGGCTTTACAATGTGAACACGTGACACCCCCCATCCTTAAACCTTTGActcaagaaagaaaaaagaaagggagaaaccTGAGGAGAAGCCATACAGCAGAAACgctctgcagcagagaaaaggccACAGAAATGGCCCTGCTCACCTCTGAGGACGATCTTGATTTGGTCCACCCACTCCCCGGCCTCCTGAGGACTGTTGGCAGTGAACTGGAGGGAAGGAGCCACAATAACGCTGCGATTATCATCACACCTAAAGGGGCTTTTAAACCACAAATACAGGTCCCCATTTTTAATCTTTGTGGTGCCTTAGCGATCTAAttagaaagaagaagagcaaataGAAAGTGTCCCTGCTGTAATGGCTGTGAAATGATCAGACGTCAGACCATCTGTCtctaaaatatttaattaagACATATAAACTCTTAGTGCATTTAATGCTTCATTCAGACATGAATAAAACGTTTGATGGATTTACATTTAAGTCTGACTGATGCTGGATTTTTGAAGACAATATAAAGATTTGAGAgttaaataatgataaatagccaaatatttatttatctaaacATAATGACATATAAGGCCccaaaaaacaattatttcaattattttcattttcatctaaTGATTTATTTCTCAGTTAATCAATGAATTATTTAGATTATAAAGTATCAGGAAAATCCTAATcacaaagcatttatttatttattcatttatgtgaAAGGGGCAGCACACATTAATGAGCATCagtatgtgagtacatgtgttaatgtgtcggagttagcaagcctgctaatttACATACGTAGTCCTTTGgcaggtgacagacagacggacacagaggaggtagacgagaaaagaaaataaataaatatagatAAAAATAGAGGACTTCACATTTGAAATGCCTCAACCAGTTCATCtttcaaaaatgtcaattaaacatttaattgaTTGTCTAAACAGTTGATCAGCTAATCCATTATCGACTAATTATTTCAGATCTAATCACATGATGAATAAGGAgccattaaattcattttttaaagatcTGTGACCAGGACACATTCTGTACCTGCAGGTGCTCTCCACACCACCAACTATGTAATGGAGACCTCAAACTTACGTTCACCATTAATGTGCTGCCATTTATTCTGACTTATTGGGCCACATATGCAGAGAAAGCACAATCTCCACATGAGCTTCAATCAGCTGATGTTTTGGTTGAGTTgtaatttaaattttatttatatttctgctgGTAAAAAGGGTTATTTTAACATAAAGACACTCCATCAGCCTGAAAAAGTCTTTCTACAGTAACATCTATGAAAACAAACTCCTTTATTGAATTCTTTTAGTTCGTCAGCACAGGCTGGTTGTGGTGAAACCGACCTGGAAGGAACGGCGTCCAGGGGCGAAGAGCTCAAAGCAGGCGTTTTTTTTGGAGTCCTTCCTCAGGTTGGTCACCAGCTGCACACTGTAGTCGCTGATATAGAAGGAACCCTTCTGCTGTTTATCTGCAGAGAGGAGCACATGCTGCAGCACGCTGTGTTCATGAACCTGTAACGTTTCTGCGTGCTGCTAGTTCACACTAACCTTTTTCACTCCCGAAGTAGTAGAAGATGAGGTTGTTCAGGACACACCATCTCTTTTGCCACTCTGAGCCGAAGAAGCTGTGATCTAGAGAAAGAGGTGTGCCGTTTACTGAGTATTTTGCAGACATTAAAACCGCCCTGATGTAGTCGACACCACCCGTCTAGCATCCCAAATAACTAAAACAAGCACTTGACTCAGGGTATCTAGATGCTGCGGTACCTTTTCGTTTCTTCTCCAAGTAGCCTTGCTTTAAGGTGTTGATGATGTCCTGGGCTGGCACGGGGGGGATGTCACCAAAGTCTGAGAACAAAAGCAGGTAATCTGTCTGTAAGAAGTGAGGAAGCTGTGAAAAACtgccatcacaatttcccagagtaCAACGTGCCTTCTCCTTCCaaccccaaagatattcaacATATAATACAAGAGAGAcggcagcaaatcctcacatctgaggaGCAGAATCAGAGAACATTTGGgttttttcttgataaatgagTTAAAAAGCTTAATTTGTTATTGGAATAGTTTCGGCACCAACTCCTAATAAGCTGCACTTAAAACGGTCTTCATTCCTGAGGCAAGACACGCAcgaacgcacgcacgcacgcacgcacgcacgcacgcacgcacacacacacacacgcgcgtacacacacacaccatgaatATAaagtctgggtgtgtgtgtgtggatcaaATACGTCCCTGCTCGGCTTTAGGAAACTGGGATCAATACATTTACAGTGCTGCTGAGCACTGCGGTCCATTCATCTGCTCACGCTGCACTTTTAATGTGAGCGAGCTTCCTGTGGAAATTCAAACAACTCTCTTCAATTTGCAAAGTCAAATTTTAATCATGAGAGGACACTTCAGAGGATGCACCATGCAGTTCACATAGTGTTTAGACTGTTGTTCCTGGAAACAAGCAGTTTCACAgagaaattatttttcactgtaCACATGACAGACTGCTGGAATATCgagttcaaataaaacaataaataaataaaacacatattgtgctcaaaaactgatttttgtcTACTCAAAATTAGCATTTGTCTTTCTCTATTCTCTTGCCCCTTCCTAATCCTGACATAAAGGCCCGACTCTGAGGTCTATTTTCTTTGTAAGCTGCTGCACCGAGTATAAAAAGCAGACTGCGGCTCACTGCGGCCCCCAGTTTCTGCCTCGCAGCAGCTGCTGGTAGCATCTGCATTAGCAAGCCTGAAAAAACGCCATCGAACACACGTGGCAGTAAACATGACACAGAGCCCACTGATACCTGCACTCAATTCAGAGCTCAACAAGATATTTAGGGTCAACGGTGAAGTTCACCACAACAGACAATGTGGCGATAGACTCTCCCACAGACTCACACCAGGAGAGCAGCCACCACTCGACAACACAAGAACCCCCACAGGAACACTCCTCAGCTCCACTTTTAAAATATGCTGGGAGGGAGGGTTGGAGCAGAGTTTTAGGGGGGGCTAGTTACTGTGTGAGATGACTTTTTTGgtattttcaccttttcagaCCAGCTAAAATCTAACTGGAATCATTATAAAGTAGTTATACGGGATTCGACTCGACCACTTGACCACCAGAATGCCCCGAGAGAAGCGGCTCTAACCAGCTGGTCCATGTTCAATTTAGTTTTGAACCTCTAACGAGACCTATTGTCTGTCCTTCGGCCATTAGTAAGGAAGTTGTAAAGCTGACCCCTGCTCAGCCTCAAGGGTCGCCTTCCGCCCTGTGCTTCAGCAGGAGTACCTGGCTTTTCCATGTGTCAAAAACAAAGCTAAGCTTCCTCTGAGTTCATCAGTCAACAGGCATTAGGCTTGTAGGGAGCAAAGCAAAGGGAGAGCAGGAGCCGCCTTTTTAGCCTGAAACACAGGAACAGTTTAAAGAGCGTTTACACTCGTCCGTGTGAACCCCACGCAGACCGCTGCTGACAGGGGGAATGCCTGGAGTCCATCCCTCTCAGAACGGACCTGTTTAACTGCTGGGAAAAACCAAACAACTGGATCCTCTGCTTAAACAAAGAGCACCCCCAACATCAGACGAGCTCACACAGATCAGCGATGAAAAGCTTCCTGGTGGAACGTCCGCTCCGACCACATGATCCTCGCACTGAGAGCTGTGTTTCCAGTCTATTCCCAGCGCCGCTGTCCGAATAACTTTGATCTAGAGAGCGAAATAAAGGTGATATTGGCTTTTTGCTTGCCAAACATTTCAGAGATTTAAGTTCCCAACCGTCCAGCCCGTGATCCGATAACCCGGCAGCGCTTCGGCTCGTGGAGCTGACAGATGAGCGGGTCATTCCAGAGCAGAGCCTCAGACACCTCACTGCACTAACACGCTCACATATCATCAGCCTGCCTTTGTGGATGGACTGACCGCTGACACTATAAATACAGAGGTGCTAAGGACTGTTTTGTCAAAGAGAACCTGATTCAGTACATCATAACAAACAGCGGTCATTACGCTCCCCCACCTCATCTATCCGCCGCCAGtccttccatttttttcccGGGCCTGCTTCCCTGTTGCGGCCCACTTCTAATCCCCTCATCCGTCTGCTTCCCTCGCTCTTCATTTATCTCAAAGGTCGAGCCCGGTTAATAGATGAGGAGGTGCAAAATCAACATGGGATCACTCTGATCCGCTTCAGTCAATAAACattacacattcatgcatgttGAACACTTCAACGGGGGGGTGACCTGACCTCACTTCACTGTCCTGCTCTGGACGTCTCTCAAATACTGCAAACACGGACTTTAGTGAAAACAGAAACGCGTGCACAATAGTTCTAGATTCTTCCACAGGGTAGCAGCACAACCTAAACGCATCACGCTGCTTCATGCTGCCTGATCCCACCCTAAACAAAAGCCCGATCTGATTGGTCCAGAGTTAACAAAGCCGCATTTAATGAAAATCACACACTAACACCTCTCTGGGACCCATGCAATTTTAAGTGGATATTCAGAGGTAATGttatttgaaaatgtgtaaTTTAGGGCGTTAAAAAACCCCAACAATCATCATGGTGTTTGAGTTTTGAGCATGACTAcaggcacagagagacacattaatgcatctAATTAAGGCCTCATCAAAATCGCAGACAGACGGCACTCTTTCATAAAAATCATAAATTGCGTTATCAATTATTCAGGGCAATGCCATGACTTCATTTTCATCCCTTTTGCGTTTTAATTAGCACCATCCACAGCTTTGGTATTGACATTAATTTGATGGCAATTTATTGATATTTCAGCATAACCTATTTAGCTGAGTGTAATTACcaacaaagagaagcagataGATGTGATGTTAGAGGAGCATCACGTGTTTGGTAAATCAAGGTGAGGAGTTGCTACAAGCCACGCTAACTGATTTTAACGGCTCTCAGCGGTCATCAGCGAGAAAAGATACAAGTCGACCCATTTCCAAATGGAAGGAAATAATCAATAGAAATTGACCAGAGATATGCGTTTAATTGATCCTGATGACAAAGGACCATTAGCATAAGCAAGCCGACCCGTGTGCTGATAAGTGCTCCGTTCTGTTGCCTTCCTGAACTTGTTTTAAACTCGGGGGGCATACACAACAATGCATCTGAGCTGCCAGCGGTTTGCCACAGCCGCCATCTCTCATTTGGTTATTCACACTCTCGCAGCATGGTGTTATGAGCTCAGCAGTTGATCCCGCAAGAAAAGGCTGATTTATGCTAGCATGACCAGAGGGAGTTAATGTATTCTCTCATTAAAATCCACTTTACTTAGGCTGAAAGTCAATCAAAGGCTGGATAGAAAGTGAATCAAAACGGAGGGAAATGGTTGGGTGGGAGGACTAATACGTTACATTAGATCTAACGGCGGCCATAATGCAACAGAGATgttatgaaaacacaaaaacgcTCTGCAGATGTTGACGCTGCTGCAGAAGATGGAAAGCAAGCGGTCGCTTTGGCATCGTTTCTTTCAGATGgcaggaaggcagagaggagtGACAGCACGGGCAAGCTTCGCTCTCAGCAGGGGGACATGTACTTCCACAGGCTGGAACCACTACTGCACCCCTCCCCAGCTACAACAGAGTGAGCCAGTTACATGAGAAAGACTGGGAGAAAACAAATCTGACTCCTAACAGTTTTTACCgtccttcttcctctttatttttttatctagTTATTTTTTATGCTTTGTATATAAAGGTGCAGCCTAAAGTCATGCAGACGTCTGCTGTATGTGACGAGATATAATGTCTATGGAGGAGCTGTAATTTATGAGGTTTGACAAAAGCAGAGTTTTCAAATACTGGTCGTTTCATGTGCCTCCTCTATtcttttttagtgtgtgtgtgtgtgtgtgtgttgtgcagtcTGAGTATTAGTCTATGTTTCTGCAGTCCTCTGTGCTTGTAGGGTTAAACCATATATTTGTGGTCATTTGTAACATTAGGTGTAACATTAGGTGACATGTCATGTCTGAAACGCCTTTTATGTTGTATTCTACTATATGATGTTCATTGTACATTGCACCCAAcagttttttgcattttattgattgtttgttctataaaatgtcataaaacagtaaaaatggcATCGCTGGCTCCTGATTCACAAGCTGACATACTCAGACAGCTTGTTTTTATCAACCAACAGTCCAACCCCATAGAAATAAACTTTAGTACCATGGTGGCGCCCGGCAGCT contains:
- the skap1 gene encoding src kinase-associated phosphoprotein 1, which produces MGTIPNDIRRLLDDCELFVSEILQDEDLSENAQETRKVLLNNFRVVHVRNPQEFPFPSDYREEDGSDDNRSSSLGRSAQSDEASLASDNQDDGALEYFGDIPPVPAQDIINTLKQGYLEKKRKDHSFFGSEWQKRWCVLNNLIFYYFGSEKDKQQKGSFYISDYSVQLVTNLRKDSKKNACFELFAPGRRSFQFTANSPQEAGEWVDQIKIVLRDLSSAVIPVDDEEEEEEETYDDIEGVTGPPPPRLGAAQAPPSGKWGGGQETGEVDEEEEDIYEVLPEEDFPDPTDERGERNNKPAWSSDYANYYQGLWDCQADEPDELAFHRGDLIYIISKEYNIHGWWVGELNGAVGIVPKDFLHPAYIL